TCCTGCTTCATCATATAGATTTAAAATACTACAGGCCACAAGTTTCTCCTTGTGTCAGACTTCTCAAACTTATGAAACAAAATTCTTTGTAACTGATTTTTTTCTAACTTCTTAATGTAATCTAAATTGAGTAAATTAATTTGGATCTATTGGTGCAGAAGCTTGGCATGTAGCATTGATAATAATACATTTGAGTTGATGACATGTTTAGTTCTCTACAATATTGCTATGCTTAGTTAGGCAACAAATAAATTGCTTACTCTTTTTTGATGCTTAATTTTGTCTTATTTCATCACTGTGGGTTATCAAGAGAAAATTCATCAGATCCAAAAAAATTTTCAGTGTGCAGTTGGAACAGGGCACTGTGACATCATTACTTGAAGAGAATGGAACAGTGAAGGGGGTAGTCTACAAGAATAAAGCTGGTGACGAATTTAAAGCTTTTGCACCTCTTACAATTGTATGTGATGGCTGCTTTTCAAATTTGCGGAAGTCCCTTTGCTCTCCTAAGGTAAAATAAGATAATTATACTACAACCTTTGTGATGTCTGCAACTAGCAGCACAACTTTGGTTATCTATAACTTATGTCTAAAGGCTATGATTTTGTAAGTTTTCTGAATTTGTCAATTGCCATATTGATATTGGTGCTATATCGTGAGTTACACTACCAACAAATATCTTATATCTCGATACCATCTGTTGCAAGCAGAAACCTTTGAGATGCACATAAAGATGCATTGACATTTTCTTTTTGCAAATACCGTGTATGCTTAAGTTTGAAGAACAGAAGAACTATCAGGCAATAACTTCAACTTGGGAGGTATTACAACTTGTGTACCTTAAATTGCCCAAGTGAGCCTCCTCTAGTGTGGGAAAAGTTACAATGTGTTTCTGGTCCAAAAGAACACTCAAGCAATTATAAATAAATGATTCTGGTCAATATAGATGGCATGAGTGGCTCCTTATATGAGAGTTTGAGTTAGACTGCTCAGGTCCAAAGAGATAAGACAATAGGGTGTGGGAAAAGTTACAATGTGTTACTGGTCCAAAAGAACACTAGCAATTATGAATAAATGATACTGGTCAATATAGATGGCATGGGTGGTTCCTTAAATGAAAGTCTGAGTTAGACTGTTCAGGTCCAAAGAGAATAGGACAATAGGTTGACTGCTTATTGGTCCCTTCTTCCTGAGTTTCATAATCAAGGATTCTGTAGGTTTCTCGGGTTATGCTCTCAGAAAAGTTCTCCATGCCTTTGTGGTTGCGATGCTTGGCTCATAAGATAACAGTGCAAACACTTGGTCTCTCTGCTTCAGTAGTCGCGTTTGCCTTTTATCTGTCTCTTCTTTGTAAGATTTACTGAACAAAGTTTCCAAGAACTTACTGAACAAAGTTTACAAGAACTTACTGCAGTGATTTGATAGCATCTTTTTGCAGGTCGATATACCCTCTTCTTTCGTTGGTTTAATTCTAGAGAATTGCCAACTTCCATTCCCGAACCATGGGCATGTTATCTTGGCTGATCCTTCACCCATTTTGTTCTATCCAATCAGTAGCTCAGAGGTCCGCTGTTTGGTCGACGTGCCAGGTCAGAAGGTACCTTCTTTAGCAAATGGTGAAATGGCCAGCTATTTGAAGACGCTAGTTGCACCTCAGGTAGTTTCAAAAAACCTTGTTTAATGCTTCCGTTGCTTTTAGTCATGGAGTGTGTTCTGTGTGGATGGTATGCACCCTCTTAATACGAATATATAGACTGAGGCTAACGCAATGTGCATTGAATAGCTTCCCGAGCAACTGCAAGATGCTTTTTTAAAGGCTATTGACAAAGGAAATATCAGAACTATGGCAAATAGGAGCATGCCAGCAGTCCCACACCCCACACCCGGAGCACTGTTAATGGGAGATGCTTTCAATATGCGCCATCCTCTAACTGGTGGAGGAATGACTGTGGCCTTGTCTGATATTGCCGTGTTGAATAATCTTCTTAGGCCTCTTCGTGATCTCCATGATGCACCATCTCTCTGTAAATATTTGGAATCTTTTTACACCTTACGGAAGGTAGGTAAACACAACATCTTTTAGTAGTCAGTTTGAATCCAATATGTTGTATGTGAAACCATATTCTTTGTTTACTTTCACACTAGTATTCTTGGGATGGTGATTACCTCTTTATTCCTGCAGCCAGTTGCTTCTACAATCAATACTTTGGCTGGTGCGCTCTATAAGGTTTTTAGTGCGTCACCTGATCAAGCCAGGAATGAAATGCGCCAAGCATGTTTCGACTATCTAAGTCTAGGTGGTGTTTTCTCAAATGGGCCTGTTTCGTTACTCTCAGGCCTTAATCCCAGGCCATTGAGTTTGGTCGCACACTTCTTTGCTGTTGCTATATATGGCGTTGGGCGTCTATTGTTGCCATTTCCGTCTCTGAAGCGAATGTGGATTGGAGCTAGACTGATTTCTGTAAGTAGTATGCTAACCTTGTGCATCCTTTCTGAACTGAAATCTCTCTCTCCTAAATTCAAAATAGATTATCCTCATTGCTGAGCCATAGTCTACTACTAAAACCATTCACATAGGTAGTCTTCTGCCTTTGCAGGGTGCATCAGCTATCATTCTCCCCATCATCAAGGCTGAAGGGGTTCGGCAAATGTTCTTCCCGGTGACTGTTCCCGCATATTATAGGACTCCTCCCCTCAATTGATGCCTGTGTGGACGAGAGGTGGGGGCATTGAATCTCAAGTGCCATTTTTTGTTTGTCAAAATTTATGTTGTAAACATGTCTCTTGAACTTGTTCTGATTGAATGAAGCTTGTGGCATTGAGCTTGGACTCCACAAACATTATTCACTCTAATATTGTGAAATGAGATTTTGACAACCTTGATTTATCTTTTCTTGGGGAATTTGGGGATGAAATCGTAGCAGTAATTGTATATATTGATGGGAATGGCTTCCTATCTATTTACTGATCTAGTTAGATTCCTGTCTTTTTATTTCCTCGTGAGTGCAAGAATTAAGTGTTTTGTTCTGACCTAGCCATCCATGGGTGTTATAAACATGATTTTATTAAGACAACACAAACTTAATACGAACACCTATTCATCTAAACCATCATCCCATGATTCGTTCTAAAATTTTTGCTGCTCAGTGGCATTTTAAGTCACTGCATGAGTTTTTCGATATCTTCAAACAGCATTAGACATTTCACAAAGTGATTTTCCTAGTGGAAACAACTTGAAGTAGCCACATAATTGCTAGTACAATTGCAAATCAACAGCAGGAAGCTAGAAATGCTGACAAATTCAACTAAAATGAACTCAAGAATGGTAGAGGAAGGTATTATGATTATCCTAAGAACTTAtgcaataaataaaaatgaaaacaacCATTATTCAAATGATAATTTTCCCATAAAAATTGTACTGTCAGATGGGCATCAGTTATACGTAACAGCTCACTTTACAGTAAATGATACTCATACAGTATCAACTAGAACATGAATTTTAGCAGAAATAGCAGAATATAACAGTTTGCAGCCACTATAAATATTTAGGGAAAGCAAGTTTCCAGAGGGAAGAAAAAACAATTGCTGACGCTCAACACTTCCAAGGAAATGAACTTGAGTTGCTATTTTCACTGTGAAGAACACCATGGAAGGTCAATGCTCCTGTGCTCAAACCGTTTCAGCGTTCCCCAGcttgctttgtttttttttttttttttctgtttgcgAAGCAAATGCATTCctgaatatatttatttattctgAAATGACCAATATCTACACACATGAGTGTATATATATATCAGCACTTTTGATTTTCCCTCTCCAATTTTATAGCTTCATAGGAAatcataatttctttaaattttgcTTCCGCCGCCACTGCAACAAGAGGAATGATATGCTTTCCATCATCAAATATATTGTAACCAACAAATTCCAGACACGATATAGATATATTGTGCTTTACAAAGAAGATGAGAAACAGGTTCTACCTCTATTCTCTTGGTTTTGATCAGGATGGTGCTCCATTGCTTTTGTGCGGAAAGCAGACTGCAATGCATAGATGAACATCAAGTCAGCAGACAAtatggaaagaaaacaagaaatttATAAAGCTGATGCCTGTGAGCCTAAACATTCAGGTGAAGTCAGGCAATAATAACACAGGATTGTTCCTCATCCAATCTACtgcatcaattttaatttatttgtttaagATACTTTGGAAGACATAACCTAGTCTAGTTGATGAGCTCAAATTAGAAGGAAAAAAACTATCTAAACAAGAACAACAGATGtaaacaattaataaaatattgctTTTAGTGAACTATATTAATATGGCAACAGTTCAAAATTCCTTGTCAATTTTCTAGTTAAACAGCTTCTCCATTTTTGTATGACCACAATTACTACTtcccaattttcaaaaatatatacaaaatctcTAACAATTTCCTAAACATTTATATATTATCTTAGCTAAAATTGAAACAACATTTAGATAAGAAGAAGAGATCGGATGATGGAAAGGTGTACCTTTACCTCAGCATCAGTATACGGCTCTGCTCTTGTCCTATGGGAAGAAGCATAAAACTGATTAGCTTAGGAGAACATAAATCCTAGAACATACATTATCGTATTATGTTTTTACTCGAGTCCCTCCAATCTAAATAGAGACAAATTATGAGAATACAATGTTAATGCAAATATCAAAAGAATCAAGGGAATACTATTTCCTGCTATATGAGGTTGGTTACATATATCTTATTGCTCCATGAACTCTGTGCAAGCCTAAATTGCTAGTAATATTTTGATCAATTAAACAATGTTCATAGCATTTCGCCTGCCCCTTACATTTCACGAAATTGATTCAACTCATCTAGTCATCATAGAATAATTAATCACCATTGTTCAAATTTATACCATCTTAACCTATTGCCCCTAgttttatctttttattaaagCTACACCAATTTGTCCAACGCCTGCATATGTATCATAGCATTCTCAAAAACCAAATACCTTGTGAAGTAATTGATTCCACAAAGTATATGATAAAGGGAAAAATCTTATTACAAGGCAATCAAAGGCCACACAATGATTCATGTCAAGGAACAACAAATCTCAATCTATTTATCAGTTATTCGATGGAACATAACCAAATTATCTACCTGCATCCTACAATGCaggattccttttttttttattttctttttgttcttgTTGTTTCCCATGGATCCACTAACGGACAAATGTAATCTAACAATTTAAGTTCTTTCTAATTAATCAGCAAAGGTTTTCTGTTATATAATTTACTGATTGTGTATCCGCTCCCTATACAATATTCAAGCCAAAAAAAAATATACTCTAACTAAGATAAATGCAAGCCAAGAAATATGCAAGTTGTCCACAACATAGAAAATAAGTTTAGCAGTACAAGTGAAAAGTCGTGTTTATTTGCTAGGAAATAAAGAAAGAGTGGTTCAGTTACTACCTGTCAAGCCCTAAGACTGTGTAATGATGGGACATTGTGTAATGTCCCCTGTAATTTGGGGTGGATTTGTAACTACTTTTATGGTCACTGCGAGATGTACTTGTCTCGTAGTACCAATCTTCACGTGGTATATACTGGTACTTGCCAGGGTCATTGTCGGTCCAACTCCTGTAGGTCTTATGCTTATTTCGCCCCCTGTTAAATACACTTTGCATTTGTCTTATACGCTCCTACATAAAAGAAAAATGAAGTCATAATCATCAGTTATTTTCAAAACAATAGGAGTAGCATGGATAATAACACTataagaataattttaattatctcaAGACACGTTATGAAACTTCTGTTGGCAAAGAATACAAATATGAATGTCCAATAAAGTGTTTTATATACTTCAGCCTAGTACCATCTGCATCTGTCCTCGAGGCAAGCAATTGCATCAAATTCAAAACTATGTAATAATTACACAAGTAAAAAAAACTGACTAGGCCATCTGCACAGCAACTTATACAAATTCCTAGCATCTCTAATCAACACACTCCATTAATCCAATCCTTCTGACATTGGTTGCTTCTTGGCCTAACTGATTCAAATCCCAATATGATTAGGTTAACTAGGCCAACATGCATAGAATAAATAAAGTTGGGACAAGAAGGCAGGAATTATGTGGATTTCAGCATGGTTTTTTAAAAGTGGACTAGGTGGTCACATATAGGGatgcaaacgaatcgagccggaACACGAGCTTTTTGAGCtggctcgaaaaatattcgattcatATACAAaattatcgaattcgagccgaactcaaacatgttcgaatattttttcgagcTGAATTCGAACCTATACTATCTGGTTCAATTGTTCACGAGTTGCTCGCGAGGCGAACTCAAATCGAacacaattttaacttaaatatattcaaattaaGGTTTGAATAATTTGAATCGAAATCGAATCTAAGTCATTTCGAATTATAATTCGAATATATCCAAATCAAGGTTCGAACAATTCGAATCGAACTCGAGCTCGAATTTTATTTCGAATTGAGTTCGAGcctaaattatttatattttcgagcttcgaatatcaaatatattttttgagCTCAAACTCGAATatcaatattttcatattattcgGATGCACGCCTAGTCACATATGCCATTTACACCTTTGGGCAAGGGACCACATCATATATAGCATATGTGGTGCTTCAATAGGCAGGATCAGGTGCACTACATTGTTGCATATGCCGTCTACACGTGGCCATATATGGAGGACCCACATAGGCATCTGCATCCTACGTATGTGCCATGTAGTGGGCTGATACATGCCACCTACATGCTCTTTTTAATATTTTGGTTTTTGGCATGGATTTGACCACAATAGATCAGTTAAAATCAATTGCTAGGTGGTATATAACAAAGATATGTTTAACCATCAAGCCATGTGAGTCCCACCGACTTGGGATGAACTATATGGATCTTATCCTTCCATTGACCTCACCAGTTTTACTCAAGATATAACCACAAATttctgaaaaagaaaaaaagtgtAGTGATTTAGTGAAACAAAGAGAATCATTATCTCACCACAGTCATTGGAggaaaaaaaatttgtaaaaaaactGATGGATGTAAGAATGAATAGTGAATAGAATAACTTACAACTCTCTCCCTCTCATCATCGTATTCCTCTTGCATTCTACGGTAATATCTTTTCCAAGCTTCTTGCTTGGAACCTTCATGACTTGAACTACTTGTTGAATTGCTCCAGGTTGAAGTGAACCGTAATCTACTCAACTGACGAAAGAGAGAATAAAGTCATTAGTAAACTGCAAAACAGAAGCAGTAGTTCCTTGCACATTAATTGTTAATTTCTTGTCCTCAACTCTTTCTTATTTTGATATAAAGACGTGTACACATGACTTTGTATAACATAGTGAGAGGATGGCATATCATCAATCACAATTTGTCATAAGTTTTGCCAATCTACATTAGAGAAATGAGTTTGTACTTTTGAAACTGACCAACATGTTCTTTAATAAAGCCTCAACCTTATTTCACATGAAACATAATTATGGTTAATCATCAGAAAGATAGATGGTTAGACACAGTTTCTTTTACAAGAGTTTTCTGATGGAGATCTAGTcagacaagaattgcaaatcaaTTGTCACTATCTGATAGAGGGTAATAGATTTCTAGTCTTCATTGACTGATTGGATTtatcaatttatatttttttcttgttaCTAGGAATCATGCTTAACTAATAAATGTTgatgttttgttttcttttggttaCGAAGGTTGTGTTTTCCCACTTTTAATTTATGAAGTTTGTTCTTGACTACTGTAAATAAATCCTTTTTATCACAGTAAACAACATATCTtccatataaaaaaaatagtcatAATGATTTATTATAATAAGTTCCAAAAAATCAAAGATGTATCAAAAACATCCGTTCAAACCTAGCACTAGAACTTACAACAAGAAACACTTGCATTCAACTTGATCCATaggaatattaaaatttataagctTCTCAGATAGTGGATATGTTCAGCTTTTTAACCCTGTCTTGCTATATGCAATTCCATTGATTATGGTATCAGTGATTTGTAACTGAACTTTTTTATCTTCCACTTTCTCAGTAGTTGATTGATAAACCAGCATACTTGACATGGTGCATTAGCATTTGTTACAAGTAGCATTTATTTCAACAGTCTCCATGCAAAACCAAGAATGCCTTATATACTAGTTACAATGCTAAAAGTAACAATCCAGAGACTAACTCTACCTGAGTGTATACCCATTCAGCAGTTTTGCGCAACTCACCAGCCTGCCAAAGACCACATATATTCCAGTTAAGTTGCTACGTGAACAAGATAACACTACTTATCAAAGAGTATATGGACACAATATCACCTACGAATTACAAGCAATGAACTCTATATACATTAACCATTGCCAGGCTGAAATGTTGAAACCCAAAGTTAACCCAGAATAACTCCAAAAATAATAGGAATTTTTTTCAAGAGTCTAGATCTTCAATATAACCAATTTTAGTACAAAGATAGGAAGAAAGATTCTCGATCAGTGAGAACAGGAGTGTAAGACATTAATGTTTACAACTAGCACTATACTGGAACTGGAAAGCAAGGCATGATCACGGCGTGCATATAAACAAACGCCAAAGGCAACCATAAAAACCTGACAGATTAAACATTGTCGCCACTGCTGATACAGGGCAGCAAGCAACTAATCGAAATGCTCTCTCTAATAGAAATAAATAAAGAACAGATTTCAAACAAGAGCAAGGACCACTTCTTCAGTCTCAAAGCAAAGAAGACTGTTAAAATTGTGAATCAGGTGCCTCTTGTTACTCCAAAGAAATTGAAAACTTACCAGATCGATTCATCTCATTAAAGTACATTGGAATCAGCAAAGCATTTTCAAAGTTCATGACTTACTCTGAAACTGATGACACCGTTATAGTGCTAGAGCAAATTCCAACTTCACTTCACATCTCCAACTTGAAAGTCAgcataaaaaatagaagaaaaaaaaaatcaaaggaaggTTGATCGTGTAGTTCAACATATGAAAAGAGTGGACTAGGTGGTCACATATGCCATTTACACCTTTGGCCAAGGGACCACATCATATATAGCGTATGTGGTGCTTCAATAGGCAGGATCAGGTGCACCATGCTGTTGCATATGCCGTCAAAACACGGCCATATATGGAGGCCCCACATAAGCACCTGCATCCTATGTATGTGCCATGTAGTGGGTTGATACTTGCCACCTACATGCtctttttaataatttgatttttgTCATGGATTTGACTACAATAGATCAGTTAAAATCAATTGCTAGGTGATATATAACCAAGATATGTTTAATCATCAAGCCATGTGAGTCCCACCTGCTTGGGATCAACTATATGGTTCTTATCCCTCCATTGACCTCACCAGTTTTACTCAAGATATAATGATCAACTACTTATCCCTCCATTGACCTCACCAGTTTTACTCAAGATATAACCAcaactttctgaaaaaaaaaaatgtgtgCAGTGATTTAGTGAAACAAAGAGACAACCATTATCTCACCAGTCATTGGAGGAAAAAAAATTTGTAGAAAAAGTGATGGATGTAACGATGAATAGTGAATAGAATAACTTACaactctctccctctcatcctcatATTCCTCTTGCATTCTAATACGGTAATATCTTTTCCAAGCTTCTTGTCTGGACCCTTCATGCCTTGAACTACTTGTTGAATTGCTCCAGGTTGAAGTGGACCGTAATCTGCTCAACTGACGAAAGAGACAATATGTCATTAGTAAACTGCAAAACAGAAGCAATAGTTCCTTGCACATTAATTGTTAATTTCTTGTCCCCAACTCTTTCTTATTTTGATATAAAGACGTGTACACATGACTTTGTATAACATAGTGAGAGGATGACATATCATCAATCACAATTTGTCATAAGTTTTGCCAATCTACATTAGAGAAGTGAGTTTGTACTTTTGAAACTGACCAACATGTTCTTTAACAAAGCCTCAACCTTATTTCACATGAAACATAATTATGGTTAATCATCAGAAAGATAGATTAGACACAGTTTCTTTTACAAACGTTTTCTGATGGAGATCTAGTCAGACAAGAATTGAAAATCAATTGTCACTATCAGACTGAAGGTAGCAGATTTCTAGTCTTCATTGGCTGAttggatttatgatttatattttttccTTGTTACTAGGAATCATGCTTCACTGATCAATGC
Above is a genomic segment from Zingiber officinale cultivar Zhangliang unplaced genomic scaffold, Zo_v1.1 ctg229, whole genome shotgun sequence containing:
- the LOC122036992 gene encoding uncharacterized protein LOC122036992 isoform X4, with product MGSRNEKGNDEPWKERERATRAWHVALFGLVGVTATGLLAGQLRKTTEWVYTQLSRLRFTSTWSNSTSSSSHEGSKQEAWKRYYRRMQEEYDDERERVERIRQMQSVFNRGRNKHKTYRSWTDNDPGKYQYIPREDWYYETSTSRSDHKSSYKSTPNYRGHYTMSHHYTVLGLDRTRAEPYTDAEVKSAFRTKAMEHHPDQNQENRVAAEAKFKEIMISYEAIKLERENQKC
- the LOC122036992 gene encoding uncharacterized protein LOC122036992 isoform X3, coding for MGSRNEKGNDEPWKERERATRAWHVALFGLVGVTATGLLAGQLRKTTEWVYTQLSRLRSTSTWSNSTSSSRHEGSRQEAWKRYYRIRMQEEYEDERERVERIRQMQSVFNRGRNKHKTYRSWTDNDPGKYQYIPREDWYYETSTSRSDHKSSYKSTPNYRGHYTMSHHYTVLGLDRTRAEPYTDAEVKSAFRTKAMEHHPDQNQENRVAAEAKFKEIMISYEAIKLERENQKC
- the LOC122036992 gene encoding uncharacterized protein LOC122036992 isoform X2; the encoded protein is MGSRNEKGNDEPWKERERATRAWHVALFGLVGVTATGLLAGQLRKTTEWVYTQLSRLRSTSTWSNSTSSSRHEGSRQEAWKRYYRIRMQEEYEDERERVAGELRKTAEWVYTQLSRLRFTSTWSNSTSSSSHEGSKQEAWKRYYRRMQEEYDDERERVERIRQMQSVFNRGRNKHKTYRSWTDNDPGKYQYIPREDWYYETSTSRSDHKSSYKSTPNYRGHYTMSHHYTVLGLDRTRAEPYTDAESAFRTKAMEHHPDQNQENRVAAEAKFKEIMISYEAIKLERENQKC
- the LOC122036991 gene encoding squalene monooxygenase SE1-like, which produces MTGHSLLAVIGSSILALLFIAGIRVRKTRRREKVDAGDPFVTRKVQNGWESDGGGGPDVIVVGAGVAGSALAYTLGKDGRRVHIVERDLTEPDRIVGELLQPGGYLKLVELGLEDCVEEIDAQRVLGYALFKDGRNTKLAYPLEKFHSDVAGRSFHHGRFIQRMREKAASLPNVQLEQGTVTSLLEENGTVKGVVYKNKAGDEFKAFAPLTIVCDGCFSNLRKSLCSPKVDIPSSFVGLILENCQLPFPNHGHVILADPSPILFYPISSSEVRCLVDVPGQKVPSLANGEMASYLKTLVAPQLPEQLQDAFLKAIDKGNIRTMANRSMPAVPHPTPGALLMGDAFNMRHPLTGGGMTVALSDIAVLNNLLRPLRDLHDAPSLCKYLESFYTLRKPVASTINTLAGALYKVFSASPDQARNEMRQACFDYLSLGGVFSNGPVSLLSGLNPRPLSLVAHFFAVAIYGVGRLLLPFPSLKRMWIGARLISGASAIILPIIKAEGVRQMFFPVTVPAYYRTPPLN
- the LOC122036992 gene encoding uncharacterized protein LOC122036992 isoform X1; translation: MGSRNEKGNDEPWKERERATRAWHVALFGLVGVTATGLLAGQLRKTTEWVYTQLSRLRSTSTWSNSTSSSRHEGSRQEAWKRYYRIRMQEEYEDERERVAGELRKTAEWVYTQLSRLRFTSTWSNSTSSSSHEGSKQEAWKRYYRRMQEEYDDERERVERIRQMQSVFNRGRNKHKTYRSWTDNDPGKYQYIPREDWYYETSTSRSDHKSSYKSTPNYRGHYTMSHHYTVLGLDRTRAEPYTDAEVKSAFRTKAMEHHPDQNQENRVAAEAKFKEIMISYEAIKLERENQKC